The Anas acuta chromosome 1, bAnaAcu1.1, whole genome shotgun sequence genome segment CCAGAGAATATATTAATTTCCTAAAAGAAAATAGCcttgaaaattttcagaaaaaaaacaaaacacaacacacacttCCCCAACAAAAATTCCTACCAAAATATCATTTATTCTTTATACATCCAGCTATCAGATGTGGCATAAACCTTCCTGTACTCACCATATCATTCAGCAGCTACACCCTTTGCCAGACAGTTATACTCACCGAATGTACTCACAATTGAGTGTTCATACCCCTCCGcatgcatatacacacacatctCACAGTTACAGTATAACACTGTATACAAAGACTGTACTTCCTTGACCCTGTTGTTAATCATAATGTTAATGTTGTTAATCATAATCTGTatctctatttttattctattttgtttcttcaagttttggaaggcagagcagaaaaatcagattttttttcccagtatggTCTAAATAACACTGACAATCACgtttcttcagagaaaacagtctCGGTGGTGGTCCTGAAATGGCTAATGGAGGAACTGTGTGAAGATGGAGAAGGTGAGGAAAGTTAGTCCTTTCACACTATGAAAGATGTGCTGTGTGCACACTTCTGTTGTCTCTGTTCCCATTTCTATGACAGCCCACAATTTATGGGAAATCACTGGTACTACCCGGGGAGCACGGTGTTCCTCCATAGGAGAAGTGGTGACTGGATCTACACTAACATTTTAATGACATCAGCTTTGCACTATTTGGTACATACAATTTTCAGTACTTTCTTTGACCTTTCTTTCTGTCAAAGGCTGCTATCAGAAATGTCATCTATTATAGCCTCCCTGTATCCTAGAGAACACTTTCCAGACAATAACTGTTTGCAAAGAGTGGGTAGGATTTAGCTTTCCTACCCTTTTGCAAGAATCATGAAGGGGAAGACCTTACTGGTCTTTTCACCATGGATCTATTATTTATTAGTTAACATTAATGCATTTCTGAGTGTTGAttgtaatgagaaaaaaaatatatatatatatagacacTGTTACTTTGAAACATTAAAGGAAACCAGGACAGAAAATGTGAGGGATGTTCCTCACAGATGCTGTGAGTGAAACAGAGAGTGTATCTGCAAATGACAGCATTCACTTCAATTCACTCTAACTCTTTATTCAGCTTGATAGACATAATTTGGACCTCAATAAAGTATCTGTGGTTTTCAGTCACCTCATATGTAATATCTACACACTCTGCATCATGTCCTATAGCATGGTATCTCTTCACAAGGACTTCAACAGGGGAATGAATGTCTTCGCAGCCCTCTAGGTTCTCCCTGTGCATATCCACCTGGCATATCCATCAGGGAGGGGAGAGCGAGGAGTTGTGCAGTGGTAATGCACAAGTGCATAGCATCAAGGCAAGGGATTGTGAAGTTGAGAACAGGAGTGACAGAGAAGCCTTCAAACCTCACAACCTTCCGCTACTGGTGAACCCACTCTTTGGAGTAAAGGTTGACTGCTTTTGGACCAGCCAGCCTGGCACATGAACATAAAATGCTACAGGGCAACTGGAACAAGTAATGGTGTGAGCTAATGTTTCCCTCTCTCCATCTACAGAAACATGTGAGCTGTGTCCGCCAGGGTGGCAACTACACAGGGGAAGGTGTTACTACTTCTCTGAGGAGGCTGTAAGCTGGGATGACAGCCAAAGAAACTGTCTAGCTAAGAAATCCCAGCTTCTTGTCATTGAAGATGAAATTGAGATGGTAAGTCTTGCAGCAGCCCTAAAAAAATGCACAACAAGCATCTACCTTAGCCAAACATTTCACCAGGTGAACCTCCAACTGCTGCCCAAATATCAGGTGTACACACAGCCAAGCAAGAACCTTATCAGGTGCAGAGCATCTGACTCCCTATGGACAGGACTTCATTTCAGAGAGAGTCAAGAGAAGAAATAGAGAGAAGCACAAGAGGAACAAGTGTGGAAACCACCACAGTTTTGACTGGGAGGAGGAAATGCTGGGGCTTCCCACTCATCTCCAATACTTGGCTCTGAGAAGAGAGGTTTGATTTGACTACTATTTGACTATGGAAATTCAAACAGTCAAACCTCCatcccatttttctttggaaatgtgAATATCAGGGTATGACTAAATGGCAGGTCATGGCTCTTCTAAGAAACTCTTTGTTCTTTGAGGAACAAGACTTTACCTTAAAAGTTTGTAGTCTGGCTCACTAGAGTGTGAAACATCATTGAGGCCATTTCCAGTtgttgagggttttttttgacAGCTGGCAAGAAGCTAATTGGTCTGAGCATCAGCCTAAATCAAATTTCTGTGGGTGGTCATGTGTGTAAGCCACTGTAATGGGCTGCTTTGCTGTAGCTGTATCCTTGCCCTTTCCCTTCATGTGAGGGACTGCATTGAAAGCTGTGTATGGGACAGGACAGGGACctgaacacagcagaaaaactgTTGCTGGATAACATATTTCTGCTTGTTCCACAGGAATTTATAGATAATAAAGAGAAAGATACCAAATATATATGGATTGGGTCAAAGGTGGAAGATGAGAAGAAACAACGGAATTTGCTTGGAGATCCcagagtaaaagaaaacaggtgATTACTGGTTGCGGGTTTGAAGGGGAAGGCATCTTTGGCAAAAGCAAAGGTGTGTTACTCTGCATGGAAATATAACTCTGAGCCCAAGCTCTTTTCCCAAAGTATAGACCTAGTCCTGCAGTCTCAGGCACctattttttgtctctttcacCACCAGTTTAAACAGATCCTGCTGGGCACCTCTGGAAGCAGATTTGTCCTCTGGCTGCAAGACCAACCACAGTCACAGTTTTTGTGTTTATGACTACAAAGGGAAATTGTTACACACTTCTCCCATTAAAAATCACCATCACTGAACTCTCAGTGCGTAGACTGTACATACCACCTCCATTGAATGTGATGTCTATTACACAGAGTTGGTGCCAGGATTCGTGCAGCTGAAGGGTCCTTCTGCCTCTCACTATTACATTGCATTGTGGTTCATCATCATGGCTGTATGCAGAGATTTTCCTCACGTTTCTTACAGTAATGTTCATGAGAATCAATCCTTCAGTGGCCAGACGGATTTATTGTGGGTGCCCATTCCACCTATGCGTGATTGTAGAAGAACTGTACTTCAACATGTCACTGAATGTGCTTTCCCCAATACCCTGACCCAGTATATTACCAGTGTTTTTATCCAGTACTGAATTTAAAACTGACAAGTCATTATATCCTTCTTGTTCTCTCATCAGGTTAGCTACAAGTAGAATTGGGACTGACGAGAACTGTgctgtttacagaaaaaaaaatacgatCCAAATGGATAATTGCCAGACTTTAAAGAAGTGGATCTGTAAGAAGAATGCAACATTGTTGACTCTCTAAGCTAAATTGTCAAACAATAGGCAGAGTTTTTTGTCAGGAGACTCGTTTTGCTGACAAAACAACAATCAATCAATGTAAATATTATGAGACTTATGCAGAAATTTGAATTCTACCATTCTGTGCTTGCTAAGGCCATGTCTGATAAAATCAGGGAACTCAGAAGTTGCCAAGTGTTAGCATGAAGATCATGCAACAGGACTGTGAGTCAGCACGTGTGGCTCTGGGAGTGCTGAGCCTTCCCATGGACAGACAGTAGCAGCAGCTCTTGAACAGACAGGATATGTGAGGATGAGCACTGTGTACATGATCTGTATGATATGCAAGAAAGATGCCACCTGTGAGGGCTGAAGACTGTGCTGGAGCCCACTGCTTTTGTATACGTCCCTGAGGCAGACTTTGGTGAGGCACTTTTTATTTGGGTTTCaatattttggtgttttctgaagggctggaagaaaatgattttactAGACAGTGTCTCATACTTATTCAGAGCCAACCTGCATGGCTGCTGGGTATAGAGATACTGGATCAAGCATGAGGTGACCCATAACGCTTGTGGCTAATAGCCTGATGGCTCCCATCTTCTTCTAATGTTGAACCTTGTGACCTGATACAAAGCTATGAGCTAAGGAAGAGATTTGGACCATAAGACAAGATTgcagaggaacagcagcaaGGAAATGAAGATGGTGGCCTGCCTTTCCTCCTACATTTTGCCCCTTTATGTTGCGAACTCTTTGACATGGAACTCTAAGTACTGCCTGAGAGATGTGATCAGATATTGAAGCTAAAGTTAAGTAAAATTAATGACTGTTGATCTAGTCAGTAAATAAGATGCTTGGTCACTCAATTTTCAGGGACACCACACTATTTCTGGACCTACAGTGAAAAAATGCTAAGAGCGATCTGACTTACCATCTTTTTTAGAttaatatatttggaaaaaaaaatgaaaaaaatgtcacGATTAGATTTCAAAGAAGTCACGAAAGTAACTTGTTCCAATTGTTACAAATAACTTAGTATAATAAGAGTAACAATTACTCTAGATTTCTAGCTAGCATGTGTCTTTGAAATGAGTAACCAGAGTGCAAATATTTGCACcacttttgaaatatttccagtgACTCATGTTCAATAATGAGGAGAGCAAGTAATGTGTAAacatggaaattaaaacaacaacaacaacgaacAAACAACACACATATAGGGGAAAATGGATGTGGAGGTGTAATAAAACTGCTTTCCTCCTGTTTGAAAATCATGTACCTCCACTTGGGTATTCACAGGGCCCTGAAGGCACTAATAGGCCCTAAGCTTCCTGAAAGCCTCTCCTGAGACTCCCACCCAGATCTCCTTCCCATGGGCCCAAGATTATTCAGTCTCACGCCTGGGGTCAGTCTCTGCCTGGGCAATGTCATAGATGTACTGTCTCCAGTCTTGCTTTCCTGCCTCATTTCTTGGATGGATCTTGAACCTTTGTTGTTGGTATCTTGCCTCCTGGATCCCTCCTTCTAAGAATGTTCTAATTTGTCTCCAGTTCTTTTTCCCTGCCTCCTGGATGAACTCTACACCCACGTTATAGTCTTGTCTGTAGCCATGTCTCTGTCCCTGTTGCTCCTGACTGGATTCCCTGAGTGGATCCTGGACCTGCCTCATCACTTGCTTTGCCTGGGACCATTGAAGGACACTGTTATCAGCACCCTGCTCTACCTGCTGTTTTCAGCCCCCGTGGGACTGTGCCTGGTTGATGAGAGCATTGCCTTTGCAAGGTTTGTCCTCTGCTCTTGGCTCACATTGCCTTTGGTATATTCCTATTTACACCAGCTGCTTCTGAACATACCAAGCCCCACAGGTGGCACCTCAGATCTATTGTACAAATCAAGCAATGAATTTTGTATTCCTGCAAATGCTCTTTTCACTACTAGAGTGCGTAATTTCTGCTCTACAAGTTTTATGTCCAGTAACAATACTGAGGGGCTAGGGGGACCTCTGAATTCCTCTTGTCCATACAAAGATGGTCAGCTGTCCTCTGTCTACCTCAAACACCCACTGAAGTGCTTTGCAAACCCTTTTTTGCACAAGTTCACCCAAATGAAAGACGATGATTCTTATGGCAGACTGTATCccatttatttgtatatttccAGACTCTAAGAGAAGTTGTGTGTGTgaactttgttttattattacagCAGCAGTGAGTAGAAAAAGATCTCCTCCTTCAAATCGAGAGGTGAGTTACCAAATCTTATACAGGTGGCTCccctacagaagagaaaagcacatccttgtttcttctctgctggATACTTGGCACTACTTCTTATAGTCAAAACAACAAGTTGGtgtatttaatttaacaaaGACTTGTGCAAGCGAAAAATGAACACAGTCcaaactgaatattttattgaagcaaagaaaaccaaCTCTTCCACAGTATGTTTGAGTCTTGTTCACTGATCCTGATACACTGACTGTATTAGTCATGAAGCACAGCAGTTGTGGCTGTTCAATAGGGAAGCAAAACAGGGAGACTGCATTTCAATATCCTTCTCTTCTGGTatgctttgattaaaaaataccaGTGTGGCATCTGAGTCCTATGTGATAAAATATCAAACACTTCTGATGTGAAAGCTAATATTCAAAA includes the following:
- the LOC137841268 gene encoding killer cell lectin-like receptor subfamily F member 1 isoform X2; amino-acid sequence: MAGDITYVDVAMLPRERPRTPSRTSVPGCKQQRSTWFYVALALGFLVLILLVTMAVLAKQFLEGRAEKSDFFSQYGLNNTDNHVSSEKTVSVVVLKWLMEELCEDGEETCELCPPGWQLHRGRCYYFSEEAVSWDDSQRNCLAKKSQLLVIEDEIEMEFIDNKEKDTKYIWIGSKVEDEKKQRNLLGDPRVKENRLATSRIGTDENCAVYRKKNTIQMDNCQTLKKWICKKNATLLTL
- the LOC137841268 gene encoding killer cell lectin-like receptor subfamily F member 1 isoform X1, whose amino-acid sequence is MAGDITYVDVAMLPRERPRTPSRTSVPGNMITYAELRMKTKPKGCSRSEISVSGCKQQRSTWFYVALALGFLVLILLVTMAVLAKQFLEGRAEKSDFFSQYGLNNTDNHVSSEKTVSVVVLKWLMEELCEDGEETCELCPPGWQLHRGRCYYFSEEAVSWDDSQRNCLAKKSQLLVIEDEIEMEFIDNKEKDTKYIWIGSKVEDEKKQRNLLGDPRVKENRLATSRIGTDENCAVYRKKNTIQMDNCQTLKKWICKKNATLLTL